The Fulvivirga ligni genome window below encodes:
- a CDS encoding DUF7832 domain-containing protein, producing MTNEKKANIQKTIYDNAKTHFLGNFPDSLPIEQAYVHIGMYMGWVIDNDLYSEYFEEEADMQIFRFKRREISCTILSEIWDGYLGYELFNKYGNMFTYYYYGGGLYRNDYDETLVKKLPSIYHVNDSWENYECIKNRIDVRFHDWKKLIS from the coding sequence ATGACGAACGAAAAGAAGGCGAATATTCAGAAAACCATTTATGACAATGCTAAAACCCACTTTTTAGGCAATTTTCCTGACTCGCTTCCTATTGAACAAGCCTATGTACACATAGGAATGTACATGGGTTGGGTAATAGATAACGACCTTTATTCGGAGTATTTTGAAGAAGAAGCTGACATGCAGATTTTCAGATTCAAAAGAAGAGAAATATCTTGTACAATTCTGAGTGAAATTTGGGATGGATACCTGGGATATGAGCTTTTCAATAAATATGGAAATATGTTTACTTACTATTATTATGGTGGTGGACTATATAGAAATGATTATGATGAAACGCTTGTAAAAAAATTACCATCAATTTATCATGTGAACGATTCATGGGAAAATTATGAATGCATCAAGAATAGAATTGATGTTCGATTCCATGATTGGAAAAAATTAATAAGCTAA
- a CDS encoding nucleoside recognition domain-containing protein — protein MILNYLWVAFFLIAFVVALIKLIVFQDMEVFPSIVTSTFEMAKTGFEISIFLTGVMSLWLGLMKIGEKGGMVNVLSRLVGPFFRRLFPEIPANHPAIGSIIMNFSANILGLDNAATPLGLKAMQEMQTINKDQEVASNAQIMFLVLNTSGLSIIPLTILVDRSVMGASNPTDVFLPILLSTFVSTLVGLITVAIYQKINLLDKVILAYLVGFSTLIGILIYYFTTLPQERISTISTVASNFIIFTLIICFIALGLRKKINLYETFIDGAKEGFQIAIKIIPYLVAILVAIGVFRASGAMDYLMSGIEYLIGLTGINTDFVRALPTALMKPLSGGAARGMMIETIDTYGVDSFTGKLASVLRGATETTFYIVAVYFGSVNIKKTRYAITAGLIADLAGIIAAILFGYLFFH, from the coding sequence ATGATTTTAAATTATCTTTGGGTAGCCTTTTTTCTGATAGCCTTTGTTGTGGCACTTATCAAACTGATAGTATTTCAAGACATGGAAGTATTCCCCTCCATTGTCACTTCCACCTTTGAAATGGCTAAAACCGGATTTGAAATATCAATATTCCTCACAGGCGTGATGAGTTTATGGCTAGGTTTAATGAAAATTGGAGAAAAAGGAGGCATGGTGAATGTTCTATCCAGACTGGTAGGCCCTTTCTTCAGACGATTATTCCCAGAAATACCAGCCAACCACCCAGCCATTGGATCTATTATCATGAATTTCTCTGCTAATATTCTTGGCTTAGATAATGCTGCCACTCCTTTAGGTCTTAAGGCTATGCAGGAGATGCAGACCATAAATAAAGATCAGGAGGTAGCCTCTAATGCTCAAATCATGTTTTTAGTATTGAATACTTCGGGTCTTAGCATCATTCCTCTTACCATTTTGGTAGATAGATCAGTCATGGGTGCATCTAATCCTACAGATGTATTTTTACCTATCTTATTATCGACATTTGTATCTACTTTGGTTGGCCTAATCACGGTAGCAATATATCAGAAGATAAATCTGCTGGATAAAGTCATCCTCGCCTACCTTGTAGGTTTCTCTACACTTATAGGGATTCTTATATATTATTTCACTACCCTTCCTCAAGAACGCATAAGCACTATCTCTACGGTAGCCAGCAATTTTATTATATTTACTTTAATCATTTGCTTCATAGCACTAGGTCTACGAAAAAAAATTAATCTATATGAGACCTTTATAGATGGCGCAAAAGAAGGCTTCCAAATTGCCATTAAAATCATACCGTATTTAGTAGCCATATTGGTAGCCATCGGAGTGTTCAGAGCTAGCGGAGCAATGGATTATTTAATGAGTGGGATAGAATATTTAATTGGTCTTACAGGAATCAATACTGACTTCGTAAGAGCCTTACCCACAGCACTTATGAAGCCTCTAAGTGGGGGTGCTGCCAGGGGTATGATGATAGAAACTATTGATACTTATGGGGTAGACTCGTTTACCGGGAAGCTTGCTAGCGTATTAAGAGGTGCAACGGAGACAACTTTTTACATCGTTGCGGTATACTTTGGATCTGTAAATATTAAAAAAACAAGATATGCTATAACTGCTGGTTTAATAGCCGATTTGGCCGGAATAATAGCAGCTATACTTTTTGGATATTTGTTTTTTCATTAA